In the Anguilla anguilla isolate fAngAng1 chromosome 7, fAngAng1.pri, whole genome shotgun sequence genome, one interval contains:
- the ndrg2 gene encoding protein NDRG2: MTTELQEIANTEEKPLLPGQPDPTKEAELAAQILLDQGQEHSIETPHGLLHVTVHGTGNTRRPPILTFHDVGLEHKSCFSTLFKFEEMQEIVKGFTVIHIDAPGQEEGAAAYPLGYQYASLEQLADMIPAVLQYFNARTVIGVGVGAGANILSNFSLNNPDLVEGLVLINIDAHARGWMDWAAHKLTTLTSSITEQILSHLFSQEELSANTELVQCHRERISKAPNLYNMELFWKSYNSRRDLNMDRSSTLKCPVMLVVGDQAPHEEAAVECNSKLDPTTTSFLKMADGGGLPQLTQPSKLTEAFKYFIQGMGYMASSCMTRLSRSRTASLTSALSMDGSRSRSRTLSQGSLSGQMPPSPSHTMEVSC, translated from the exons ATGACGACCGAATTACAAGAAATTGCCAACACTGAGGAGAAGCCTCTACTTCCGGGTCAGCCTGATCCTACCAAG GAAGCAGAACTTGCAGCTCAAATCCTGTTAGACCAAGGCCAG gagCACAGCATTGAAACCCCCCATGGCTTGCTCCATGTCACTGTGCACGGCACTGGAAACACACGacgccctcccattctcaccttcCATGATGTGGGCCTGGAAC atAAGAGCTGTTTCTCCACGCTGTTTAAGTTTGAGGAAATGCAGGAGATAGTGAAGGGCTTCACTGTCATCCACATCGATGCCCCAGGGCaagaggagggggcagcagcttATCCCCTGGG gTATCAGTATGCATCACTGGAGCAGTTGGCAGACATGATCCCTGCAGTTCTGCAGTATTTTAA tgccCGCACTGTGATtggtgttggtgtgggtgctggagccaaCATTCTCTCCAATTTTTCA CTGAACAATCCGGACTTGGTGGAAGGCCTGGTTCTGATCAACATTGATGCCCATGCCCGAGGCTGGATGGACTGGGCTGCTCATAAG ctgACCACTTTGACATCCTCCATCACTGAGCAAATTCTGAGTCATCTCttcagtcag gaGGAGTTGTCAGCAAATACAGAGTTGGTGCAGTGTCATAGAGAGAGGATATCTAAAGCCCCAAATCTGTACAACATGGAGCTCTTCTGGAAGAGTTACAACAG CCGGAGAGATCTGAATATGGATCGGAGCAGCACCCTAAA gtgcCCAGTAATGCTGGTGGTGGGAGACCAGGCGCCGCATGAAGAGGCAGCG GTGGAGTGCAACAGCAAGCTGGACCCAACAACCACGTCATTCCTCAAG ATGGCTGATGGTGGTGGTCTGCCTCAGCTCACCCAG CCCAGTAAACTGACCGAGGCGTTCAAATATTTCATCCAGGGGATGGGCTACA TGGCCTCTTCCTGTATGACTCGCCTCTCTCGGTCTCGCACCGCCTCTCTCACCTCCGCACTCTCCATGGATGGGTCCCGCTCCCGGTCTCGCACCCTGTCCCAGGGCTCCCTCAGCGGCCAGatgccccccagcccctcccatACCATGGAGGTGTCCTGCTGA